ACAAGCAGCCCTCACGCAGTTGGGCGTAGTGCCGGAAAACTTATATGTAGACCATGGTCTGACAGGAACGAATCGGGAACGGCCAGGGTTGGGCAAAGCCCTCGCCGCCGTCCGCTCCGGCGACACCCTCGTCGTCACCAAACTCGACCGACTGGCACGCTCACTGCCCGATGCCAGAGACATCGCGGACGAACTCAGTAAGAAGGGGGTAGCTCTCAGTCTCGGTGGCAGCGTTTACGATCCGAACGACCCAGTCGGCCGATTACTCTTCAACGTCCTCGGAATGGTCGCCGAATTCGAAGCTGATCTCATCCGAGCTCGCACTAAAGAAGGCATGGCCATCGCCAAAGCCAAGGGAAAACTCAAAGG
This portion of the Neomicrococcus lactis genome encodes:
- a CDS encoding recombinase family protein produces the protein MTGLLIGYARVSTAEQDLATQQAALTQLGVVPENLYVDHGLTGTNRERPGLGKALAAVRSGDTLVVTKLDRLARSLPDARDIADELSKKGVALSLGGSVYDPNDPVGRLLFNVLGMVAEFEADLIRARTKEGMAIAKAKGKLKGKQPKLSATQRKHLLSIASQGEHTQSELAELFSVSRTTIYRELKRSSSNPRT